From one Solanum stenotomum isolate F172 chromosome 12, ASM1918654v1, whole genome shotgun sequence genomic stretch:
- the LOC125849522 gene encoding uncharacterized protein LOC125849522 gives MSNLSKLEFVALDISGNNYLSWVLDAEIHLDAKGLGSTITNGLKVEYLTVKDPLELWTGLKERYDHLKATQQYCERGFKKYSELISYLLVAEQHNILLLKNHEARPTGTTLLPEANEVETHGQSERRQNKNQGQNNVCGRGNGRGRYKNHRGGDRHKRENNMGSQSNPSRGNCHRCGMKGH, from the exons ATGTCGAATTTATCAAAGCTTGAGTTTGTGGCACTTGATATTTCTGGAAATAATTACTTGTCATGGGTACTCGATGCTGAAATTCACCTTGACGCTAAAGGTCTTGGTTCCACTATTACCAATG GATTGAAGGTTGAATACCTTACGGTGAAAGATCCACTTGAATTGTGGACTGGTTTGAAGGAAAGGTATGACCACCTTAAGGCAACG CAGCAATACTGTGAAAGGGGATTCAAAAAGTATTCTGAGTTGATCTCATACCTTCTTGTGGCTGAGCaacataatattcttttattgaaAAACCATGAGGCCCGTCCCACGGGAACGACTCTGTTACCAGAAGCAAATGAGGTTGAAACACATGGTCAGTCTGaaagaagacaaaataaaaatcagGGCCAAAATAATGTGTGTGGACGTGGCAATGGCAGAGGGAGATATAAGAATCATCGTGGTGGTGATCGCCACAAAAGGGAGAACAATATGGGTTCTCAAAGCAATCCTTCAAGAGGCAATTGTCATCGTTGTGGCATGAAAGGGCATTAG